A single Lolium perenne isolate Kyuss_39 chromosome 6, Kyuss_2.0, whole genome shotgun sequence DNA region contains:
- the LOC127308379 gene encoding protein LURP-one-related 15: protein MAFPAASGAAPPAPLPVVGHQFCAPYVVPLTVTKKALSISDGDFAITDANGALVLKVKGSIFSMRHRRVLLDAAGQPILSMQEKVFSMHNRWEVFRGDSSSTSDLLFSVKKSSLIQFKTEMDVFLAGNTAQQVCDFKIKGNYFDRSCAFYLGDSTTMVAQMNRKFTISNVLLDRDTFVVTVFPHVDYVFIATLVVILDEVHREKYDG from the exons ATGGCGTTTCCGGCGGCGAGCGGAGCAGCCCCACCGGCGCCGCTTCCGGTCGTGGGGCATCAGTTTTGCGCGCCGTACGTGGTGCCGCTGACCGTGACCAAGAAGGCCCTCAGCATCTCTGACGGGGACTTCGCCATCACTGACGCCAACGGCGCTCTTGTGCTCAAGGTCAAGGGATCCATCTTCAGCATGCGCCACCGCCGCGTCCTCCTCGACGCCGCCGGCCAGCCCATCCTGTCCATGCAAGAGAAG GTATTCAGTATGCACAACAGATGGGAAGTGTTCAGAGGGGACAGCTCAAGCACAAGCGATCTGCTCTTCAGCGTGAAGAAATCTTCGTTGATCCAATTCAAGACAGAGATGGATGTCTTCCTGGCTGGGAACACCGCACAGCAGGTGTGCGACTTCAAGATCAAGGGCAACTACTTCGACAGGTCCTGCGCCTTTTATCTTGGCGACTCCACCACAATGGTAGCCCAA ATGAACCGTAAATTCACTATTTCGAATGTGCTGCTCGACAGGGACACATTTGTGGTTACTGTGTTTCCGCATGTCGACTACGTGTTCATCGCGACTCTTGTTGTGATCCTGGATGAGGTTCACAGGGAGAAATACGATGGATGA